TTCGCGCGCGGCCCGACTCCGCGCGGCAGCCTGGCGGTCCCCGAGCACGCGAGCATCTACGTCGCTGGCGCGCTCACGCCGAGCACGAGCGTCTTCATGGAGCTCGAGAACACGGTGCACGAGACCGACATCAACAAGCGCGGCGACTTCGTGAACAGCGACACGGGGGGCATCCAGAAGGGCTTCCTCATGATCGACCTGCCGATGCTGCTCGGCCTGCATGGGGGGCACGCGGGGCACGCCGGCATGCACCACGACATGGGGGACATGGACGGCGGCATGGCCACCATGGGCGAGGGGCTCGTCGGTCACGGGCCGATGATGATGATCGGCCGCGTCGACCCGTCGACCAACTTCTCGTACGCGGTCGACCGGCAGATCTTCCACGACGTGCCCGCCGACACCTCGGAGCGCGGCTTCCTCTTGCGCCTGGGGCTCCAGCCCTATGCCTTCGGCGCCAAGTTCTTCGGCATCTTCAAGCGCGGCGATCACACGCTGCTCGCGACCGAGCCGACGCTCTACCATGCCGAGGCGGCGCCCGGCGTCGACATCCACGGGCGCCTCTTCGCGTCGCACCTCCTCTACCAGGTCGGCTTCGGCAGCGATGCCGCGCCCGAGTTCACCGACCGCTTCCACACCTTCACGCCCTACACCATGCTGCGCTGGGACTTCGGGGACGAGGACGGGCTCAACGGCTCGGTGTCGGCGCTCGGCAACTACGGCCGCGACGCGTACCGGGTGTTCTATCTCGCGCCCGCGCCCTTGCCCCCGATCCCGCTCCTGCGCATCGTCCCGGAGCACCGGCCGCCGCCACCGCCGGGACGCGGCACGATCGCGGCACAGCGCGACCTGGACGTGTGGCGCGAGATGCTGGGCGCCAACCTGCGGCGCGGGCCGTGGGACCTCTACGGCGCCTACTCCCATGACCAGGTGTTCGACGTGCCCGACCGGCTGGCGGGGCGCTTCGTGCGGCGCGCGCAGGGACTGACGGCGGAGGTCGACTACCGTCTGACGCACGGCCTGCTGCCCTCGATCCGCTACGACTGGATGAAGGCGGGCGGCTTCAAGAGCGACGTCGTCTTCGAGCCGGGGCCGCGCCAGTCCCAGGTCCTCCACCTCCAGATGCGCTGGTACCTCTTCGAGGGCGACGACCTGGCCCGGGTGCCCATCCCCGCCCTGCTCGCGCTGTCGCTGCGCGACAGCGTCAACCTGACCCCGGGCGGGTCGCATCCCTTCGGCGCCTGGCGCAACGGGGTCTTCCTCGGCTTCGACTTGGCATTCTGAGATGCGGGTTTTCCCGGCGTCGCTCCTCGTCCTCGCTCTCGGCCGTGCGGCAGTCGGGGCGGATCCGGCCACCGCCGTCTACAACCACGCCTGCGCCTGGTGTCACGGCAAGGACGGGCGCGGCGATGGCCCGGCCGCGTTCTCCATCAACAAGTACCTCTCGCCACGCCCGCGCGACTTCACGCGCGGGCTCTTCAAGCTGCGCTCGACCCCGAGCGGCCAGGTCCCCACCGACGACGACCTGCTGCGCACGCTCGAGCGCGGCATCCCGGGCTACATGCCGTCGTTCCGCGGCCTCACGGCGGGCGAGCGGCGGCTCGCCGTCACCGCCGTCAAGGGCTTCTTTCCGGGATTCGCGACCGCTCATGCGACGCCCATCGCGGTTCCGCCCCCGCCGCCGGCCGACGCCGCCGCGGTGGCCCGCGGCC
This sequence is a window from Deltaproteobacteria bacterium. Protein-coding genes within it:
- a CDS encoding c-type cytochrome; this translates as MRVFPASLLVLALGRAAVGADPATAVYNHACAWCHGKDGRGDGPAAFSINKYLSPRPRDFTRGLFKLRSTPSGQVPTDDDLLRTLERGIPGYMPSFRGLTAGERRLAVTAVKGFFPGFATAHATPIAVPPPPPADAAAVARGREAYAAAGCAACHGERGRGDGPSAPALRDSDGLPIRPADLRYPARFKGGAEPADVYRTLMSGLDGTPMPSYASAFDDPRAPWDLVAYLGSLRRR